In one window of Vibrio sp. DW001 DNA:
- a CDS encoding aromatic amino acid transporter translates to MINSKILGSTLIIAGTTIGAGMLALPLASAGIGFPTSLTIMLVLWLLMTYTALLMLELHQHAPSNATLHTLAKQFLGDKGKWVASIAMLFLFYALCSAYIAGGGAQFGERVSQFTGIEVNGSIATVIFTIIVAFIVTVGTRTVDHINRILFATKLVTMVTVLFFLAPNVTESYLLNMPLQQGLIVASIPVIFTSFGFHGSIPAIVNYLDGDTKALKKAVVIGSAIPLIVYLFWQIMTLGVISQQELTESKGLSALISALATKIHFNQLNQIIGIFADLALLTSFLGVSLGLFEYLGDSLNKNEGKQNRVLSAFVTFLPPMCFALFYPQGFIMALGYAAIALAVLAIFLPVMMIKKVRKDSRYEGMYKVKGGNVSLALVSSFGVLIVAAQFLITVGYLPSLG, encoded by the coding sequence ATGATAAATTCCAAGATTTTAGGCAGTACTTTGATCATCGCTGGTACCACGATAGGTGCAGGGATGCTTGCTCTTCCTTTGGCTTCCGCTGGGATAGGCTTCCCAACCTCTTTAACCATAATGCTCGTACTTTGGTTATTGATGACTTACACCGCACTACTTATGCTAGAGCTGCATCAACATGCGCCTTCGAATGCAACCTTGCACACGTTAGCCAAGCAGTTTTTGGGCGATAAGGGGAAATGGGTCGCCAGTATTGCGATGCTATTTCTGTTTTATGCGCTCTGCTCGGCGTATATCGCTGGAGGCGGTGCTCAGTTTGGTGAAAGAGTTTCTCAATTTACAGGGATAGAAGTAAATGGATCGATAGCAACGGTTATCTTTACCATTATTGTCGCTTTTATTGTTACGGTTGGAACCCGAACGGTTGATCATATCAATCGAATTCTCTTCGCAACCAAACTTGTGACAATGGTTACCGTACTGTTTTTTCTTGCGCCCAATGTTACTGAGTCTTACCTTCTTAATATGCCTCTACAACAGGGGCTCATTGTGGCCTCTATTCCGGTGATATTTACCTCTTTTGGCTTTCACGGAAGTATTCCTGCAATTGTTAATTACCTAGACGGTGATACTAAGGCTTTGAAAAAAGCAGTGGTGATAGGTTCAGCCATCCCGTTGATTGTTTACCTCTTCTGGCAAATAATGACGCTTGGTGTCATTAGCCAACAGGAACTGACCGAAAGCAAAGGCTTGAGCGCGTTGATTTCTGCTTTGGCCACCAAGATCCACTTTAATCAGCTTAACCAAATCATTGGGATTTTTGCTGACCTCGCTCTACTCACCTCTTTCTTAGGGGTAAGCCTTGGTTTATTTGAATACCTTGGTGATTCGCTAAATAAAAATGAGGGCAAACAGAATCGTGTGCTGTCTGCGTTTGTGACGTTCTTACCCCCAATGTGTTTTGCTTTGTTCTACCCACAAGGTTTTATCATGGCACTAGGTTATGCCGCAATTGCCCTCGCGGTATTGGCCATATTTCTTCCTGTTATGATGATAAAAAAAGTAAGAAAGGACAGCCGTTATGAAGGAATGTACAAGGTGAAGGGTGGAAACGTATCATTGGCTCTGGTTTCTTCTTTCGGGGTACTCATTGTTGCGGCTCAATTCTTGATCACCGTCGGATACCTCCCTTCTCTGGGTTAA
- a CDS encoding helix-turn-helix transcriptional regulator: MSGNNHSEVVHLIKREQVEMFIDIFKQIDENIYTLLKQANLPDNLHKLDAKYTYLPEATLKNLVQILASKTNKQDFGILVWSACKNIYIPKYIANLTETRSLKSVLDEFGIKLKKISSNAHVYTEFSGGKWWLIREKSGTEELWFKYAEMFSVVFMCELLRALTGNKWKPEEIGIRTESHEDFLALPELNGAQFYTNKPVTAVYIPSKLMEASVILPKQIDVIEQPDDSHIYDFLQSFKLAIKPYIAMGKLPIKMAAKILNMNVRTIQRKLEKEGVRYDEVVESMVLEKMLELLKRDSVHISVISAQLGYSNPSHFSRAFKRLMHMTPNQYRKQQNN; encoded by the coding sequence ATGTCAGGTAATAATCACTCAGAAGTAGTTCACTTGATAAAGAGAGAGCAAGTTGAGATGTTTATCGATATTTTCAAACAGATAGATGAAAATATTTATACCTTATTAAAGCAAGCTAACTTGCCGGATAATCTACATAAATTGGACGCCAAGTATACCTATCTTCCTGAAGCCACACTCAAAAATTTGGTGCAAATTCTTGCCAGTAAAACAAACAAGCAAGACTTTGGTATTCTAGTCTGGAGTGCTTGCAAAAATATCTATATCCCCAAATATATTGCTAACTTAACTGAAACGAGATCACTAAAATCAGTCTTAGATGAATTTGGAATTAAGTTAAAAAAAATTTCCTCAAATGCCCACGTGTATACCGAATTTTCTGGCGGTAAATGGTGGTTGATTAGAGAGAAAAGTGGAACTGAAGAGTTATGGTTTAAATATGCTGAAATGTTCAGTGTCGTTTTTATGTGCGAGTTGCTCAGAGCGCTAACCGGCAACAAATGGAAACCAGAGGAGATTGGTATTCGTACCGAAAGTCATGAAGATTTCTTGGCCTTGCCTGAATTAAATGGGGCGCAGTTTTATACCAATAAGCCTGTTACGGCTGTCTATATACCATCAAAGTTGATGGAGGCTTCCGTCATATTACCTAAGCAAATAGACGTCATAGAACAGCCAGATGACAGTCATATTTATGATTTTCTTCAATCGTTTAAACTCGCGATAAAACCTTATATCGCTATGGGTAAACTCCCTATCAAAATGGCGGCAAAGATCTTAAATATGAACGTCAGAACGATTCAACGTAAGCTCGAAAAAGAGGGTGTCAGGTATGACGAGGTCGTTGAGAGTATGGTTTTAGAAAAAATGCTTGAACTTTTAAAGCGTGACTCAGTTCACATATCAGTCATTTCTGCACAACTTGGCTATTCGAATCCTAGTCATTTCTCGAGAGCGTTTAAACGACTGATGCATATGACTCCTAATCAATACCGTAAACAACAAAACAATTAA
- a CDS encoding amidohydrolase family protein: MNHKRFKISVLAVSCMLTFSASAASTLFTNVDIFNGTEDKLYQGHHVLVVDNKIAKISQSAIDAGDAVVIDGKGMTLMPGLIEGHGHLQMNGSSLPDIENNRNWEELAVRSVARAQSALMSGFTTWRDMGGMGAGLKKSIDSGEVIGPRIYPSGAFIGPTGSHADFRNFNTPNETFNGPQSAGARLGMSCTADDEGAIKACARQNYMQGATQLKLMSSGGVASSFDPWQLNAYSLDELKAAVEVADAYGSYVASHAYSKVSLLRNLEAGTRTLEHAFMFDADVNKSMKKNDAYMTTNMTAFSPYLGQIEAINSNPASARKAKTAQAAFKDYIKNVQDLKPKLGFHVDCVGGVAACEQQADHSIHLSGKFFGNFYTLISMTSVNGEIVKLSGDILDPYVDAKLGVIEEGAYADLLLVEGNPLEDLTVIGANEKWFDAPAREGVDSMKVIMKDGHIYKNTL; the protein is encoded by the coding sequence ATGAATCATAAACGTTTTAAGATTTCGGTATTAGCGGTGTCGTGCATGCTCACGTTCTCTGCAAGTGCGGCTTCAACGTTATTTACCAACGTCGATATTTTTAATGGTACAGAAGACAAGTTGTATCAAGGTCATCATGTACTTGTGGTGGATAATAAAATTGCAAAAATCTCACAATCGGCGATTGACGCTGGTGATGCCGTGGTTATTGACGGTAAAGGTATGACATTAATGCCTGGTTTGATTGAAGGGCACGGGCATTTGCAAATGAACGGCAGTTCACTTCCAGATATAGAGAACAACCGCAACTGGGAAGAGCTTGCTGTTCGTTCGGTTGCACGAGCTCAATCTGCGCTTATGTCTGGTTTTACCACTTGGCGCGATATGGGGGGAATGGGTGCTGGACTTAAGAAAAGTATTGATAGTGGAGAAGTTATCGGCCCTCGAATCTATCCATCCGGAGCCTTCATTGGGCCAACAGGATCTCATGCGGATTTTAGAAACTTTAATACACCAAACGAAACGTTTAATGGGCCCCAATCTGCTGGTGCTCGGTTAGGCATGTCGTGTACCGCTGATGACGAAGGGGCAATAAAAGCCTGTGCGCGTCAAAACTATATGCAAGGTGCGACACAACTAAAACTCATGTCGAGCGGTGGGGTGGCGTCATCATTTGATCCATGGCAGTTAAATGCATACTCGTTAGATGAGCTCAAGGCGGCGGTAGAAGTTGCGGATGCTTACGGTTCATATGTTGCGTCACATGCCTACAGCAAGGTGTCCTTGCTACGGAATTTAGAGGCAGGTACACGTACACTAGAACACGCGTTTATGTTTGATGCTGATGTCAATAAATCGATGAAAAAGAACGATGCATATATGACAACTAATATGACGGCATTTTCCCCGTATTTAGGACAAATAGAAGCGATTAACTCAAACCCTGCTTCAGCGCGTAAAGCGAAAACCGCTCAAGCCGCATTTAAAGATTATATTAAGAATGTTCAGGACCTTAAGCCAAAGCTGGGTTTTCATGTTGACTGTGTCGGTGGTGTGGCGGCGTGTGAGCAACAGGCGGATCACTCTATTCACTTAAGTGGGAAGTTCTTCGGTAATTTTTATACGCTTATCTCTATGACGTCAGTGAACGGCGAGATTGTAAAACTGTCCGGTGACATTCTAGACCCGTATGTTGACGCTAAGCTGGGTGTGATTGAAGAGGGTGCTTATGCAGATCTATTATTGGTTGAAGGTAATCCACTCGAAGACTTAACGGTAATAGGAGCCAATGAAAAATGGTTTGATGCCCCTGCTCGTGAAGGCGTTGATTCAATGAAAGTCATTATGAAAGATGGTCATATTTACAAAAATACACTGTAA
- a CDS encoding DUF3299 domain-containing protein: MKYIVFIFSIFSFSLAAETQLIDWDLLSPHVSNETIKIPEITENQRSLLASVLYLQTRKDGRSQAELRRVISVLENQGLDVTETLKAREDYMNLERLKAETINPQITGNKVRMAGFIVPIEFDGVNATEFLLVPYAGACIHLPPPPANQIVKLSYPVGFEIENVQYPVWVEGVIKADKQTDEVYLVDGKSNLTMGYTMDGSLIEKYYE, from the coding sequence ATGAAATATATTGTTTTCATCTTCTCAATATTCTCTTTTTCACTCGCAGCAGAAACTCAATTGATTGATTGGGATCTGTTGTCTCCGCACGTATCAAATGAAACCATTAAGATACCAGAAATCACAGAAAACCAACGGTCGTTGTTGGCTTCCGTTTTATATCTACAAACCCGAAAGGATGGTCGCTCGCAAGCTGAATTACGCAGAGTCATTTCAGTACTAGAAAATCAGGGTCTAGATGTGACTGAAACACTCAAGGCCCGCGAAGATTATATGAACTTAGAGCGCTTAAAAGCAGAGACTATAAATCCTCAAATTACGGGTAATAAAGTAAGAATGGCGGGTTTTATCGTTCCGATTGAATTTGACGGTGTTAACGCGACTGAGTTTCTATTGGTTCCTTATGCAGGGGCTTGTATTCACCTGCCACCTCCACCAGCAAACCAAATCGTAAAGTTGTCTTACCCTGTTGGGTTTGAGATCGAAAATGTTCAATACCCAGTCTGGGTGGAAGGCGTTATAAAAGCAGATAAGCAAACAGATGAAGTGTATTTGGTTGATGGAAAGTCAAATCTGACCATGGGCTATACAATGGATGGCTCACTAATTGAAAAGTATTACGAGTAG
- a CDS encoding carbohydrate porin has product MLVGLSISSSLISFTTLSNAGFSGPDSVENTISENVRPKQSWRERLALEQNITFGLDYQMLTLSASNPTIGGDDNASSGVLRFYGSWGVLSQEVGTTGSLVWKVEHRHAYSDLSPKEFSFIGNGLGYAGMIGPAYSDQGGRLTNLYWKQMLNSGRSSFMVGYLDTTDYVDTYALASPWTGFTNLAFSTGGGAIGLPDDGILGLAIGHMLTDNYYVVAGVADGKGESDDPLEGFDTLFNDHKLFSTLELGWTASQENIYTDNIHVTAWHLDGGTQHNLTNSSSGQGINFSASYFATSQIMPFLRGGFSKGDVALYDTSITIGLGYFELGAKNNNLGFALNWSEVNENLEGAYGVESSEQLTTEVYYNIAVSPFIQITPDVQYIKDPAFSSEDNTWVFGLRARIFI; this is encoded by the coding sequence ATGCTAGTTGGATTGTCTATCTCATCCTCATTAATCAGTTTTACAACCTTATCAAATGCGGGTTTTTCAGGCCCCGATTCAGTTGAAAATACTATCTCTGAAAATGTCAGACCAAAACAATCGTGGCGTGAACGATTGGCCTTGGAACAAAATATTACTTTTGGATTGGACTATCAGATGCTTACATTGTCAGCATCTAACCCCACCATTGGTGGAGATGACAATGCATCTTCCGGGGTGCTTCGGTTTTATGGTTCATGGGGCGTGCTCAGCCAAGAAGTAGGCACGACTGGCAGTTTGGTCTGGAAGGTCGAACACAGACATGCTTACTCTGACTTGTCTCCTAAAGAGTTTTCCTTTATTGGTAATGGCTTAGGTTATGCTGGCATGATTGGCCCGGCTTATAGCGATCAGGGTGGTCGGCTCACTAATTTGTATTGGAAGCAGATGCTGAATAGTGGTCGTTCATCATTTATGGTCGGCTACTTAGATACGACGGATTATGTTGATACCTATGCTTTGGCGAGTCCGTGGACAGGTTTTACCAACCTAGCGTTCAGTACTGGTGGTGGTGCAATAGGCCTTCCCGATGATGGTATTTTAGGGTTAGCGATTGGTCATATGCTGACAGACAATTACTATGTTGTAGCCGGTGTAGCCGATGGTAAAGGGGAATCGGATGACCCATTAGAGGGGTTTGATACCTTATTTAACGATCACAAATTATTTTCTACATTAGAGCTTGGCTGGACCGCTTCGCAGGAAAATATCTATACCGACAATATTCATGTGACTGCTTGGCATTTAGATGGCGGAACTCAACACAACCTAACAAATAGCAGCAGTGGGCAGGGGATAAATTTTTCTGCTAGTTATTTTGCGACATCACAAATAATGCCTTTTTTGAGGGGCGGTTTTTCTAAAGGCGATGTTGCTCTTTACGACACATCTATAACCATAGGTTTGGGGTATTTTGAGCTTGGCGCTAAAAATAACAACCTTGGCTTTGCACTTAATTGGAGTGAAGTAAATGAGAACTTGGAGGGAGCCTATGGTGTGGAAAGTTCAGAGCAGCTGACAACAGAGGTCTATTACAATATTGCTGTAAGTCCATTTATTCAAATTACACCGGATGTTCAATACATTAAAGACCCCGCCTTTTCTAGTGAGGATAATACTTGGGTATTTGGTTTACGGGCTAGAATTTTTATTTAG
- a CDS encoding DMT family transporter has protein sequence MSNQVKGWCAAIFIGLLWGIPWIVGTPILEVMDAQVLVWVRYTVAFITLGLVFNIGLASGKMTKKKKFEISWENRSDLFWTAACGIVGQGAFSYLSFLSLDYITASENGVIQGLIPILILSVGFLRHNARFTVMQIGAALGAFAGVAILVMDPTAESNGFNIGHLICLLSAASFSCTAYSRAILAEKYGSVATMFHQFIFASLGFGVYLMLSGADFSSALNVFSSPVRILAICILGVGISGTSYLIYIYAMERVGVDGTGMALNLMPLSSFVLAVFALGEQVTLIRIVAITIVIISMVAFMKFASKEVDLKVATES, from the coding sequence ATGAGTAATCAAGTCAAAGGTTGGTGTGCAGCCATATTCATCGGCCTACTTTGGGGTATTCCTTGGATTGTAGGAACTCCCATTCTTGAAGTAATGGACGCACAAGTATTAGTTTGGGTTCGCTATACAGTTGCATTTATTACATTAGGCCTTGTTTTCAATATCGGTCTAGCCAGTGGTAAAATGACAAAGAAAAAGAAATTTGAAATAAGCTGGGAAAATAGAAGTGACCTTTTCTGGACTGCAGCTTGTGGTATTGTTGGTCAAGGAGCATTTAGCTACCTTTCATTTTTATCTCTTGACTACATTACTGCATCAGAGAATGGTGTCATCCAAGGTCTTATTCCAATTCTAATTCTATCGGTAGGTTTCCTTCGTCACAATGCGCGTTTTACTGTAATGCAAATTGGTGCGGCTCTCGGAGCGTTCGCAGGTGTTGCCATTTTAGTAATGGATCCTACAGCTGAGTCAAATGGCTTCAATATTGGTCACCTTATTTGTTTATTAAGTGCGGCTAGTTTCTCGTGTACTGCATATAGCCGTGCAATTTTGGCAGAGAAATATGGTTCAGTTGCCACTATGTTTCATCAATTTATCTTTGCTTCATTAGGTTTTGGCGTTTACCTCATGTTGTCGGGTGCAGACTTCTCATCAGCACTGAACGTATTTAGTTCACCAGTTCGTATTCTAGCTATCTGTATTCTAGGTGTTGGTATCTCAGGTACGAGTTATCTTATTTACATCTACGCAATGGAACGTGTTGGTGTTGATGGAACGGGGATGGCGCTTAACCTCATGCCTCTATCTTCATTTGTTTTGGCGGTATTTGCGCTGGGTGAACAAGTAACACTAATTCGAATTGTTGCTATTACGATAGTTATTATTTCAATGGTGGCCTTTATGAAGTTCGCTTCTAAAGAAGTAGACTTAAAAGTCGCGACTGAATCATAA
- a CDS encoding Asp/Glu racemase: MKTFEQFKQFEVPLEHEQAPRINRVHIGLVQLSTDHSLEMDWAKLVGTKAGVFSSRVYYSSEMTPEALDKIATGISDASDLIATGLPMDVMAFGCTSASIIIGEEKVSHLLTKNRGNIPATNPWTAAQASFKCLGAKKIAVFSPYPTGVNFPLYEQLENAGFEVVVLGSLGIEKDTDITTVSKESMLATLEKILPESSADLVFMSCTNLRVLDHIQEIEDTFNIPVVCSNSAMFWHAMYLSGKKASCPGFGRLLNQ, translated from the coding sequence ATGAAAACCTTTGAGCAGTTTAAACAGTTTGAAGTGCCTTTGGAGCACGAACAAGCACCAAGAATCAACCGCGTTCATATTGGATTAGTACAACTAAGTACAGACCATTCGCTAGAAATGGATTGGGCTAAACTGGTGGGCACAAAAGCTGGCGTATTTAGCTCGCGCGTTTATTACAGTAGTGAAATGACGCCAGAAGCATTAGACAAAATTGCGACGGGCATTAGTGATGCATCTGATTTAATTGCAACCGGCCTACCAATGGATGTTATGGCGTTTGGGTGTACTTCTGCCTCTATCATTATCGGCGAAGAAAAAGTATCTCATCTATTAACAAAAAACAGAGGCAATATTCCAGCAACGAATCCTTGGACGGCAGCTCAGGCGTCATTTAAGTGCTTGGGAGCGAAAAAAATCGCCGTATTTTCGCCTTACCCAACGGGTGTTAACTTTCCTTTATATGAACAATTAGAGAATGCAGGTTTTGAAGTGGTCGTGCTTGGCTCTCTAGGTATAGAGAAAGACACGGACATTACTACCGTATCAAAAGAGTCAATGTTAGCGACGTTAGAAAAAATATTGCCTGAATCTAGTGCTGATCTTGTCTTTATGTCATGTACAAACTTGCGTGTACTTGATCACATTCAAGAAATTGAAGACACATTTAATATTCCAGTCGTATGCAGTAACTCAGCCATGTTTTGGCACGCCATGTATTTGAGCGGCAAGAAAGCCTCTTGTCCCGGTTTTGGCCGTCTTTTAAATCAGTAA